GGGTGGAAGAAGATGAAATAGAACAATACATAGGTAGGGGCGGTGCAATAAGTAAAGTCTTAGACCGTTATGAGTATCGCCCTCAACAGATTGAAATGGCCCAAGCTGTTACCAAAACCATGAATGAGGGCGGCTATTTACTGGCAGAGGCAGGCACAGGAACAGGTAAAAGTATGGCCTATCTATTGCCTGCAGCCTTATATGCAAAAAGAAATAATCAGCGGGTGCTTATATCTACCCATACCATTAACCTGCAGGAGCAACTTTGGAGTAATGATTTGCCCTTACTGCAGAGAATGGGGATTAAGGTGGATGCCGCCTTAGTGAAGGGGCGGGGCAATTACCTTTGTTTACGGCGGTGGTATGCAGCTTTAAGGGTAGAGAATATAAGTGCTAAAGAGGCAGCTTTCTTTGCCCGGTTGATGGTATGGTTGACAATGACTGAAACCGGAGACAGAAGTGAGTTAAATATACCCTGGTATGAGTCTGAACTATGGAAGAATCTATGTGCGGAAAGTGCCGGCTGTATCGGCACAAGATGCAGGTTCTTTAAAAATCTGTGTTTTAGCAATAGGGCAAGAAGAAAGGCGGACCAGGCCGATATTATCATCGCTAATCACTCCCTGGTATTTTCAGATATTAAGGCAGATAATAAAGTATTGCCCCAATACTCGGTATTGGTGATGGACGAGGCACATCATTTGGAAGATGCAGCCGCCCTTCATCTGGGAACTACGTTTACGCGGGCGGATTTACTGCGTTGGCTTGCTGATATAACTAAATTAACAGGTCGCCTAAATGCTGCCCCGCCGGATGATAATCGACAATGGTGGGTAGCAAAGCTTGCAGAAATAAAAGTGGGGCAGCACCGGGTTAAAGAGGCGGCCCAAGTTTTTTTTGATATGCTGGTCCAGTTTTTAAAACTTGATCTTGATGCCGGAAAAAATGAATACCGTAATTTGCGGTTAAAAGAGGGCAAGGATCTTTCACACATGGCCATAGAAATTGAAAACCTGACCAGGCGTGTAAATACACTTTCCGGCCTGCTGATACAAATGGCCGGAGAAATAGAAGGCCAAAGCGTTGAAGGCGAAAGCGATATGGCTAAGGAAGCTGCCCTGGTGGGGGAGTCAGGCCTGGCATTGGCCGCAGACATATTATATGTCTGTGATAGCAGCAGTGCCGATACGGTAAACTGGGTAGAGGGCGGCATCTCTGAAAAAGGAATGATAAACATGTCCATCCACGCCGCTCCGGTGGAAGTGGGCCCCTTGCTGCACAGAACCTTGTACAGTGAAAAGGATAAGATCATATTTACTTCGGCTACCCTAACAGTGGATCGGTCATTTCAATACTTTATAGAGCGAAGCGGCTTAGACCTGGTTCAACCGGAACTGATTACAGGGATACAGGTGGAATCACCCTTTGATTATGAGAAACAAAGCCTTTTTTATGTTTTAAATGACGTTCCCATGCCAGGAAGCTGTTCAGAAGAAGAATATATTAATTCCCTTGCCAGGGTGTTAACAGAAATGATCATCGGCACCGGTGGCAAGATGTTGGTTCTATTTACGGCCCACCGGATGTTAAAGGAGATATATTATCGTGTAAAGGCCACAATAGAGGAAGAAGATATACTGTTACTGGGACACGAAATAGATGGCAGCCGCAGCAGATTAGTGGAGGATTTTAAGGAATCAGAACGGGCGGTAATTTTCGGCGCGGCAAGTTTTTGGGAAGGTTTGGACATCCCCGGGGATTCTTTATCGCTGGTGGTATTGGTAAAGTTACCCTTTTGGCCACCCAGTGTACCGGTGATTGAAGCAAGAATGGAGGCCCTGGAACGGCAAAACAAAAACGGTTTTCGATGTTACAATCTACCCACGGCTATTATTAAATTCAAGCAAGGTTTTGGCAGGCTTATCCGCACCAGATACGACAAGGGTGTAGTGGTGGTCTTAGACAGGCGAATAATTGGCAAGGCATACGGCCATCAATTTTTACGTTCGTTACCTGTGGCTAGCTACCTGAGGGATGACCTTGGCGGAATGTTGAATAAAATAAAAATATGGTTAAATGAAGTGGATTGAATATGTTATTATATGCTAGAATAGGTTGATATTTATTATCAAATGTATGTAATAATTAGGAGGCTTATGAATGAGGGGTAAAAATATCCCCAATGCGATAACGGCAGTAAATCTTGCTGTGGGGGTGGTTTCGTTAGTACTGGTATTGGCAGAGAACTATACCGCTGCTGCTGCCATGGTACTTTTGGCCACTATTTTAGACAGCATGGACGGCAAGGTTGCCAGACACCTACAGGTATCTTCTGACTTTGGTAAAGAGCTGGACTCTTTGGCCGATTTGGTAAGCTTTGGAGTTGCCCCTGCCATTTTAGCATATGCCACGGTGCTGGTAACTTTAGGCATACCGGGTGTTGTGGTGGCTGTAACCTTTGTAATATGTGGCGCCCTGCGCTTAGCCAGATTTAATGCCACAGATTTCACCGGTAGGTTTGTAGGTGTACCAATTACTGCTGCCGGGGGGCTATTGGCACTGTTAATGCTAGTGGCCAGGGATATTAATGAGTTTTTTGTGGTGGTTATAATGTTGGCATTGTCCTATTTAATGATTAGTAGAATCTCCATTCCAAAATTTTAAGTATGCATATGCACATTTCTGCCCCTTCTACAATAAGATATAAAGAAGTCAAAAATTTGAAGGGGTGATATGACTTGCGTGTTTACTATGTAAAGTTGCCGGGTTTTTTACGTTCATTATTAATGAAGTTTATTAAGTAATGGTTATTGATTTACAGTGCGGTGCCAGGCCGCGCTGTTATTTTTTTCGACAAAAAAACTTCCAAAATTAGGCAGGATTATTTGAAATTATTGTAGAAAAGTGGGTCTAACCAATAAAAACCTATGGTGGGGAGAAAAATGCTTAAAAGAAATGACACAATAATAATATTTGGCCTCCTGGCGGCCATTATAGCAATTGATTTTGCCAATCATTTAAATTTATTTAAAACATATAGTATTTCTTTTACTCCCCTTACGTTTTTAAAAGTGTTTTTTTCAACCCTATGTATTTTAGTTTTATTATTATTGTATAGAAGAAGGCAATCAATAAAAATTAATCAACTGGTCCATGATGTTAAAATCAATAAAACCATTTTATGGCAGGTGGTTAATCGTTTACCCGTGGCAGTGATAGCTGTAGATATGCATGGTAAAGTTATGGTGTGCAACAAAACCGCCAAGAAAGTATTTAATTGCCATACCGGTTGCGATGATATCTCATCATGGGTTGAAAATTGCCCTGGAAATCTGCTGCGGCATACAATAAGTACAGGGAAAGGGGTATACAATTATGAATATTTTTTAAAAAATGACGGTGATTATAAGAAAATATTATTAAACACTGAAATAATCAAAGGAATTAAGGATGAGCATTTGGGAGCTGTACTTACTGCCCATGACATTACAGAACACCAGCAAGTGATGCAACAAATGCAACAATCGGAAAAAATGGCAATGATCAGTGAACTGGCTGCCGGGGTGGCACACGAAATTAAAAACCCCCTTACTACCTCCCGGGGGTTGTTGCAGCTTCTTAATCTGCGTTTTGAAGAGGGTGACCAAGCGCGCCTACATATAAAGGTGGCCTTGGACTCGCTGGATAAGATTAATGCTATCATTCAAGAACTGGTTTTACTGTCTCAACCCAATAAGCCTGAATTAACCATTAATCAGCTGGAAAAGGTGTTAGATGAAGTGTCTGTGCTTATAGACAGCGAAGCTGCCTATAATAAGGTGGCGGTGGAAAGAATATATCAGCCAAACTTGCCCTTGGCAGTGATGGACGTCAATCAGATTAAACAGGTCTTTATAAACATAGCTACCAACGCCATACAGGCAATGCCCCAAGGAGGGAAACTAACCATCACCGTAGAATATAATGACAAAGAAAAAGAATATATCATTTCTTTTAAGGATAACGGTGTAGGAATTGCTGAAGAGGACTTGAAAAAAATCTTTAATCCCTTTTTCACCACCAAGGAACATAGTACAGGTTTGGGCTTAACTGTCAGTTATCAACTTATTAAGCATCACGGTGGTGACATAAAAGTTAAAAGCGCAGAAAACAAAGGTACAGTATTTACCGTACTGCTGCCGCTGCTTAATAACGGGCAAAGGGCATCTTAAAAACTTACCCCCAGGATACCGCCAATGGCGCCGGAAACCAGCGATAAAAGTAATTTTAGACCAAAACCGGTAAGCAAGACGCTGCCGGATAAAAATATTAAAGCCACTAACCACAATATAATAAAAAACATAATGCCGACACCCAATCCGTGATATAAACCCTTTACCTTAGCCCTGGCGGAAGCGTATCCACCACCGATGAAAACACTAAAGCAGAGTATACCGGTGGACAGCCAGGGTAGAGTGCTTTCAGACAGACCGGTTAAATAATAAACTGCCCCGGCCAACATACTTATAAACAAGCTTGCAATTAGGGCCGCCAGGGTACCCTGAAAGATTGCAGAAAAATTTAGGGACGGATTTTGATTATTGAGACCGTCGTTTTTTAGGGACTGCAATCTATACCACCTCCTCAAAAATTAATCATTATAAGATTATGGTGACCTGTGTTAAAATATGACTAAAGGGTTTAATGTAAGGAGAGAAAACATTGAGTAATAACAATACCGTTGCTTATAAACTGGGCAACTCATTATATTTGAATGTAACCAATCGCTGTAGCAATGACTGTGTTTTTTGCATAAAAAAAACCAATAAGGGGATTGGCTACGACTTGACTTTATCTGAAGAACCCAGTCTTCAATCACTCCTTAATGCAGTGGGTGATCCGTTGGGCTATGACGAAATAGTTTTTTGTGGTTACGGAGAACCCCTAACCAGGATAGAATTGGTCATCGCTGCCTCTAAAGAATTAAAAAGATTAGGGGCTAAATCAATACGCATAAACACCAACGGCCAGGCTAACTTAATTCACGGCAAAAATGTAGTACCTGAACTTGCCGGTTTGGTGGATGTGGTGTCAATCAGTTTAAACGCACAAAATGCCACCGCCTACGGGGAACTGAGCCAACCCTTAAAGGTCAATCCGGAAGAAGCCTTTGAAGCGGTGTTGGAGTTTGCCAGGGAATGCAAAAAGCATATACCCAGGGTGGTGCTGTCGGTGGTTAAATGGCCTGGGGTTGATATTGCGGCATGTGGCAGAATTGCCGATGATTTAGGGGTGGATTTTAGAGTGCGGGAATATATGGGCAATGGGTAGGGGCCTGGAGAAGGCCAAAGGTGCAGGTGGGCGGCGGACGCAGGACTGTGTACCTAAACGTCCGCATACCTGCCGGATCTTTTGCGGTTCATATAATTCTGCACAAGAACATGTGCCTATCTTTAATTCTTTTTTTCTTCAAAATCAGGTGCCGGGGTGTTGTCGTCTACAAAATCATGTTCCCATTCACCGTCCACGTTAATCATGGTGGCCGAACCGGTTTTCTCATCAACAAATGCCCTTCCCTTCGGGTATGTACCTCCTAGGTCTTTTTCTTTTTTTGGCATATTTTATCCCTCCAAAATAAATTGATACTTTATTGTGGCCGGTTATTGCGGTATTTAATCCGGCATCAGGCCTTCTTTTAAATGACAATGAATTTCATTTGCCATTGACTTAATATTATTGGGGGATGTAATATAAGGTAAACAAACAATCCCATTACAAGGAGGTACTACATATGGCAATTGCGCAAGAAAATCTTAAGGTAAAGGGCATGTCTTGCGGTCACTGTAAGTCAGCGGTGGAAGAGGCTCTTGGCAAGCTAAAGGGTGTGGAGCAAGCAGTTGTTAACCTGGAAGCAAAAAGTGTTACAATTACATATCAGCCGGCCATTATCAACCGCCGGCAGATAATTAATACCATAACAGAAGAAGGTTATGAAGTGGTGGAATAAAAAGACTAATCATTTTAAACTGCACCTCAAATGTTAGACTAGCTGACATTTAAAGGTGCAGTTTATTTTTTTGTATAAAGTAGAGCAATTTTGCCAATACATAAAACAACTTATATTAGGAGAGTGATAATACTTATGACAGTGGGAAGTCAAGTGAAACAAACTTTGGCCGGACTTAAAAGTGCCCATGCCAGTCTAGAAACCTTTGCCTTGCAGACCCAAAACCAAAAGGCTAAACAGTTGTATGCCGAAGCGGCCCAGCAGGTTAAAAGTATAGTGGATTCCTTGGAACCCCGGATACAGGAAATTGAAAGCCAGGAACCACAGTACAAAGGTTTTTAAAACCGGATTTATATCCGGTTTTTTCTCTAATAATATTGGTAAAAATAGGTTAAGTTGAGGTATATTATGTGGGTCGGAGGTAAACACTTATGACTGTTGCTACACAGGTAAAACAAACCCTGGCTACCCTTAAAGGGGTATGTTCCACCTTAGAAGCCTTTATGTCGTTTGAACAAGACGAGAAAACTAAAGCCTTGCTGCAGAAAAACACCCGCCGTCTTGGTGCTGTTATAGATGATCTGGAAGAAAGGGTAAAAACCCTGGAATATGAGGAGCCGCAGTATAAAGGCTTTTAGACACTAAAATAAGGGGTAATAATTATGTCGGATGTGCTGATGATATTATTGCGTTCATTGGGGGTGTTTGTGCTGGCCCTGTTTATTATACGTTTTTTGGGCCGAAGACAAACATCACAAATGACGCTTTTTGACTTTGTAACCGCAACGGTGATTGGATTTATCGCTGCATCCTTGGTACTTAAGCTTGTACCGGTCCTTCCGGGATTGGCAGCCCTTATCGTCTGGACCATATTGCCAATATTTAGCTACCTATTGGCTTTTAAATATAAATGGGTAAGGGATATTATCCAAGGCAAAGAAACTGTTTTAATTAACCACGGCAAGGTGTTAGAAGATAAGCTGCTGGAAGCAAGGTATACACCCGAAGACCTTTTAAGCCAACTGCGCAGGAAAAATATTTTTCAGGTGGCCGATGTAGAGTTTGCGGTGCTGGAACCAAACGGTGATTTAAGTGTGCTTTTAAAGAAAGATAAAATGCCTGTAACTCCTAAAACCCTGGGCATTGAAGTGGCCAACCAAAGTGTACCCCAAACGGTGATGATGGATGGAGAAATCATTGATGAGCATCTTACTGCCCTGGGTTTAAATAGAAACTGGCTGCTAACGGAGCTGGAAAAGGCAGCTGTGGCGCCGGAAAATGTTTTTATAGCACAGGTTGATTCGGTGGGTCAACTTTATTTAGATTTATTTGATGATGCCCTTATTGTGCCCCGGCCTAAAACTAAGGAATTAGCCTATGCAAATATAAAAAAATGCCAGGCGGATTGTGAATTATACGCCTTGGCAACAAAGCATCAGGGTGCCAAAAAAATGTACAGTAATGCAGCAAAGGAATTGGCACAGGTGGTTGAAGAGCTAAAGCCTTTGCTCAGCAGATAGGGGTGTGAAAAATGTCTGACTTACAGAAGAAAAAATTAAGCCCCACCCAGCAAGAGTATCAGTCCTTTGCTAAGGACAGGGAGCCCCGGCGTCCGGTATTAAGAAATTGTGCCGTTGCCTTTTTAGTGGGGGGAAGTATTTGTATCCTGGGTCAAGGGATCCAAGATTTATTTCTGTGGAACTTTGACTTTACTGAAAAAACAGCCGGCAACCCCACAGTGGCTGTTTTGATATTTATAGCCGTGGTACTGACGGCAACGGGGGTGTATGACCACATTGGACAGTGGGCCGGGGCCGGTACCGCTGTACCTGTCACCGGCTTTGCCAATGCCGTTGCCTCTGCTGCAATCGAGCATCGCACAGAGGGTTATGTTTTGGGGGTAGGGGGTAATATGTTTAAACTTGCCGGCTCGGTGATCATTTTCGGCGTATTTGCTGCCTTTATTGTGGCCTTATTAAGTACACTTTTAACAATGTTGGGGGGAGCCTAGCATGTTACGAGGACATCAAACATGGGTGTTTCCCAACAAACCTGTGATAGTGTCTGCAGCCGCAGTGGGCGGACCCTTTGAGGCCCAGGGGGCCATAGCTGAAGATTTTGACCTTTTGCATGGGGATTTGTGGTTGGGCCAAGACAGTTATGAAAAGGCAGAAAAAAAGATGTTGGAAGAGGCCTGTGAAATCGCCATTCAAAAGGCAGGTATGCAGAAATCAGACATCCAATTTTTCTTGAGCGGTGACCTGTTAAATCAAATTATATCCAGCAGTTTTGCCGCCCGGACAATGGCAGTGCCTTACATTGGGTTGTTTGGGGCCTGTTCCACCTCAATGAAAGGCCTGGCCCTGGGCTCCTTGATGGTGGACAGTAAATTTGCCCAAAACGCCCTTTGCGGGGCCGTCAGTCACAATGCCACTGTGGAAAAACAGTTCCGTTATCCCACTGAATATGGGGCACAAAAACCCCCCACCGCCCAGTGGACGGTAACCGGTGCCGGGGTTGCACTGCTGGCCGGTGCCGGAGAAGGGCCCCGGGTGACGGCGGCCACCATTGGCAGGGTGATAGACATGGGTATCAGCGACCCCTATAAGATGGGTTCGGCCATGGCGCCGGCGGCGGTGGATACAATCACCGCCCACCTTAGGGATTTAAAGATAAGGGCAGATGAATATGACCTGATAGCCACCGGAGATTTAGGTAGGGTGGGCCATCAAATAGCCGGCGATTTATTGCAAAGGCATGGGATCAAAGTACCCGGTGATATTTTTGTGGATTGCGGTATGCTCATATATGGTGAAGATCAACCGGTCTTTTCAGGGGGCAGCGGTTGTGGCTGCTCTGCGGTGGTTACCTACGGTCACATATTGAACCGTATGAAAAAGGGTGAGTTAAAAAAGGTATTGATAGTGGCCACCGGAGCCTTACTGTCTCCCTTATCCTATCAGCAAAAAGAAAGTATACCCTGCATCGCCCACGCCGTTGCCATTGAAGCACCCTAGTCTAAGCCAAGCTATATAGCGTAGGCATACCAAGGCTGTTTAAATCTATAAGGTCAGGAGTGGTTTTTTTGGAAGCATATTTGTGGGCCTTCATAGTGGGCGGGATAATATGTGTTATCGGTCAACTGCTTATGGATGTTGGCAAACTTACCCCGGCACATACTTTGAGCATTTTGGTGGTTAGCGGAGCGGTTTTGGGCGGATTGGGTATATATGAATCGCTGATAGATTTTGCCGGTGCAGGGGCCACCGTACCGATAACCAGCTTTGGCAACTCATTGGTAAAGGGTGCTTTGGATGAAGCCCAGCGCACAGGCTTGGTTGGGGTTTTAACCGGTATTTTTGAGGTGACCAGCGCCGGAATATCTGCCGCCATTATTTTTGGCTTCATGGCAGCACTCTTGGTTAAACCCAAGGGTTAAAGGGAGGGTGGTACCATGAAATTATTATTTAAAATTCTTATCTTGATGTTGACATTTTTCCTGCTGGCTGCTTGTTCCATGCAGGGGTCACAAAAGAAACCCTTACCGGAAGACCTGGAAGTTACCTTTGAAAACGAGGTATCTCAAGGGGCCATGCAATTGGCCATGTCTGTTGCCGGTGTTAAGGAAGCCACTTCGGTGGCCATAAACCGGGAAGTCGGCACTGCAGTTAAGGTAACCGGTTTTGACCGCTGGCGGTTGAAATCCATTCGGGAAGAAACCTATAAAAAAATTAAAGATGCTTACCCTGATTATGAGGTGCATGTTACCTCAGACAAAAAACTTTTTTGGCAGCTGCAGCAAATTAGAAATGAGATAGATGAAGGAAAAGTTAAATCACCGGTGGAGGTTAAAGACCGGTTTGACAAAATCAATGAAAATATGGGAGGGTAAAAGCCAAATAAACTATGATTCTTGTAATTATAAGAACCTTAATACTATTTACCTTAGTGGTTATTGCCCTAAGGTTAATGGGACAAAGACAAATTGGTCAATTACAGCCCTATGAATTGGTGGTAATAATTTTGCTGGCGGATTTAGCCGTATTGCCCATGGCCGATACCGGCGTGCCCCTGATTTCAGGGATACTGCCAATATTTCTACTGCTTTTGTTTCAGGTGGCCATTTCATATACCGGCCTGAAAAGCCAATGGGCCCGGGGGATTATTTGCGGAACCCCGGCAGTTTTGATAGAAAACGGGAAAATAATAGAAGAAGAGCTGCGGCGCAACCGTTATAACCTCAATGAACTTAACGAGCAGTTAAGGGCCAAAAACGTGCCCAACATCGCCGACGTGGAATTTGCCATTTTGGAAACCAGCGGGGATTTAAGTGTCATACCCAAATCCCAAAAAAGACCCTTAAACCCTGAGGATTTGAAG
This genomic interval from Desulfofalx alkaliphila DSM 12257 contains the following:
- a CDS encoding helicase C-terminal domain-containing protein, coding for MKGTYIGLDLETTGLNPEKHQIIEVGLIKLVDGVITETYHSLVNPGTGLPLRIKRLTGIDDEMLADAPPIEEILPEIFEFIGDAPLLGHKVEFDRDFLSTFKYLDNPIYDTVELARIVLPTAPNHRLATLCELCLEGPFTQHRALDDAKASVLLALELVNRLKDFNNELLQDLTRLLKLAGSSWYTIFQQAAFDQFTLGSWGKMGGLKPLKGENLKNKVIKGDVSEHRVEEDEIEQYIGRGGAISKVLDRYEYRPQQIEMAQAVTKTMNEGGYLLAEAGTGTGKSMAYLLPAALYAKRNNQRVLISTHTINLQEQLWSNDLPLLQRMGIKVDAALVKGRGNYLCLRRWYAALRVENISAKEAAFFARLMVWLTMTETGDRSELNIPWYESELWKNLCAESAGCIGTRCRFFKNLCFSNRARRKADQADIIIANHSLVFSDIKADNKVLPQYSVLVMDEAHHLEDAAALHLGTTFTRADLLRWLADITKLTGRLNAAPPDDNRQWWVAKLAEIKVGQHRVKEAAQVFFDMLVQFLKLDLDAGKNEYRNLRLKEGKDLSHMAIEIENLTRRVNTLSGLLIQMAGEIEGQSVEGESDMAKEAALVGESGLALAADILYVCDSSSADTVNWVEGGISEKGMINMSIHAAPVEVGPLLHRTLYSEKDKIIFTSATLTVDRSFQYFIERSGLDLVQPELITGIQVESPFDYEKQSLFYVLNDVPMPGSCSEEEYINSLARVLTEMIIGTGGKMLVLFTAHRMLKEIYYRVKATIEEEDILLLGHEIDGSRSRLVEDFKESERAVIFGAASFWEGLDIPGDSLSLVVLVKLPFWPPSVPVIEARMEALERQNKNGFRCYNLPTAIIKFKQGFGRLIRTRYDKGVVVVLDRRIIGKAYGHQFLRSLPVASYLRDDLGGMLNKIKIWLNEVD
- the pssA gene encoding CDP-diacylglycerol--serine O-phosphatidyltransferase, which encodes MRGKNIPNAITAVNLAVGVVSLVLVLAENYTAAAAMVLLATILDSMDGKVARHLQVSSDFGKELDSLADLVSFGVAPAILAYATVLVTLGIPGVVVAVTFVICGALRLARFNATDFTGRFVGVPITAAGGLLALLMLVARDINEFFVVVIMLALSYLMISRISIPKF
- a CDS encoding two-component system sensor histidine kinase NtrB, with the translated sequence MLKRNDTIIIFGLLAAIIAIDFANHLNLFKTYSISFTPLTFLKVFFSTLCILVLLLLYRRRQSIKINQLVHDVKINKTILWQVVNRLPVAVIAVDMHGKVMVCNKTAKKVFNCHTGCDDISSWVENCPGNLLRHTISTGKGVYNYEYFLKNDGDYKKILLNTEIIKGIKDEHLGAVLTAHDITEHQQVMQQMQQSEKMAMISELAAGVAHEIKNPLTTSRGLLQLLNLRFEEGDQARLHIKVALDSLDKINAIIQELVLLSQPNKPELTINQLEKVLDEVSVLIDSEAAYNKVAVERIYQPNLPLAVMDVNQIKQVFINIATNAIQAMPQGGKLTITVEYNDKEKEYIISFKDNGVGIAEEDLKKIFNPFFTTKEHSTGLGLTVSYQLIKHHGGDIKVKSAENKGTVFTVLLPLLNNGQRAS
- a CDS encoding TIGR04086 family membrane protein → MQSLKNDGLNNQNPSLNFSAIFQGTLAALIASLFISMLAGAVYYLTGLSESTLPWLSTGILCFSVFIGGGYASARAKVKGLYHGLGVGIMFFIILWLVALIFLSGSVLLTGFGLKLLLSLVSGAIGGILGVSF
- a CDS encoding TatD family nuclease-associated radical SAM protein, with the translated sequence MSNNNTVAYKLGNSLYLNVTNRCSNDCVFCIKKTNKGIGYDLTLSEEPSLQSLLNAVGDPLGYDEIVFCGYGEPLTRIELVIAASKELKRLGAKSIRINTNGQANLIHGKNVVPELAGLVDVVSISLNAQNATAYGELSQPLKVNPEEAFEAVLEFARECKKHIPRVVLSVVKWPGVDIAACGRIADDLGVDFRVREYMGNG
- a CDS encoding copper ion binding protein, whose translation is MAIAQENLKVKGMSCGHCKSAVEEALGKLKGVEQAVVNLEAKSVTITYQPAIINRRQIINTITEEGYEVVE
- a CDS encoding DUF1657 domain-containing protein, whose protein sequence is MTVGSQVKQTLAGLKSAHASLETFALQTQNQKAKQLYAEAAQQVKSIVDSLEPRIQEIESQEPQYKGF
- a CDS encoding DUF1657 domain-containing protein; amino-acid sequence: MTVATQVKQTLATLKGVCSTLEAFMSFEQDEKTKALLQKNTRRLGAVIDDLEERVKTLEYEEPQYKGF
- a CDS encoding DUF421 domain-containing protein; the encoded protein is MSDVLMILLRSLGVFVLALFIIRFLGRRQTSQMTLFDFVTATVIGFIAASLVLKLVPVLPGLAALIVWTILPIFSYLLAFKYKWVRDIIQGKETVLINHGKVLEDKLLEARYTPEDLLSQLRRKNIFQVADVEFAVLEPNGDLSVLLKKDKMPVTPKTLGIEVANQSVPQTVMMDGEIIDEHLTALGLNRNWLLTELEKAAVAPENVFIAQVDSVGQLYLDLFDDALIVPRPKTKELAYANIKKCQADCELYALATKHQGAKKMYSNAAKELAQVVEELKPLLSR
- the spoVAC gene encoding stage V sporulation protein AC, giving the protein MSDLQKKKLSPTQQEYQSFAKDREPRRPVLRNCAVAFLVGGSICILGQGIQDLFLWNFDFTEKTAGNPTVAVLIFIAVVLTATGVYDHIGQWAGAGTAVPVTGFANAVASAAIEHRTEGYVLGVGGNMFKLAGSVIIFGVFAAFIVALLSTLLTMLGGA
- the spoVAD gene encoding stage V sporulation protein AD, which codes for MLRGHQTWVFPNKPVIVSAAAVGGPFEAQGAIAEDFDLLHGDLWLGQDSYEKAEKKMLEEACEIAIQKAGMQKSDIQFFLSGDLLNQIISSSFAARTMAVPYIGLFGACSTSMKGLALGSLMVDSKFAQNALCGAVSHNATVEKQFRYPTEYGAQKPPTAQWTVTGAGVALLAGAGEGPRVTAATIGRVIDMGISDPYKMGSAMAPAAVDTITAHLRDLKIRADEYDLIATGDLGRVGHQIAGDLLQRHGIKVPGDIFVDCGMLIYGEDQPVFSGGSGCGCSAVVTYGHILNRMKKGELKKVLIVATGALLSPLSYQQKESIPCIAHAVAIEAP
- the spoVAE gene encoding stage V sporulation protein AE; this encodes MEAYLWAFIVGGIICVIGQLLMDVGKLTPAHTLSILVVSGAVLGGLGIYESLIDFAGAGATVPITSFGNSLVKGALDEAQRTGLVGVLTGIFEVTSAGISAAIIFGFMAALLVKPKG
- a CDS encoding YhcN/YlaJ family sporulation lipoprotein; this translates as MKLLFKILILMLTFFLLAACSMQGSQKKPLPEDLEVTFENEVSQGAMQLAMSVAGVKEATSVAINREVGTAVKVTGFDRWRLKSIREETYKKIKDAYPDYEVHVTSDKKLFWQLQQIRNEIDEGKVKSPVEVKDRFDKINENMGG
- a CDS encoding DUF421 domain-containing protein; translation: MILVIIRTLILFTLVVIALRLMGQRQIGQLQPYELVVIILLADLAVLPMADTGVPLISGILPIFLLLLFQVAISYTGLKSQWARGIICGTPAVLIENGKIIEEELRRNRYNLNELNEQLRAKNVPNIADVEFAILETSGDLSVIPKSQKRPLNPEDLKIPTKYEGLPITLIIDGKLQQKNLINSNIDKQWLQTELKKFGIDSFKEVLFASIDTEGKLYYQAKST